A stretch of Solea senegalensis isolate Sse05_10M linkage group LG10, IFAPA_SoseM_1, whole genome shotgun sequence DNA encodes these proteins:
- the plekho2 gene encoding pleckstrin homology domain-containing family O member 2: MENTEKTSTDTMEDGVNEDPTQRKEPTFLGKAGWVKKAPGRLFASYKDRYIHVEKTDIVVYEHEDLQKCLERVDLENYDRCHELKSPLKKRHRLILIRSAKSGNKVGDVKFQTQTAEEKEAWIKALTDAISRAKNKAFDEVKVDESNNLDHVTRTRPKGNRSRRPPTRIHMKEVAVVSCDGILRLDLDLEGAKMPNGTYYANVDETPEEDIGIPRPTDEEGTGPKPEVSPPNKVFKPPMPPNKDVKPSPVSEGEPEKKVLKPPMPPSKEAKSCISPAEAKAEWSPEAGKAPHPPSPPSKSKKPSHPTVQPHQEVPHVEDECEVKDGDLRKETTATDKDEADSSVCEEAQVRVERADVSSTAEQNLEEGSEKTTTTSLPLPLSVQIKCLQPDKHGDHSPTREELHGKHKSVLQTIEAPPTSEVPSVVVSLNEPLTDSLTLGPLLCQLPGERKIKAEEKSVDSGQHSDNDSEGSGAEDTLAASTAALRGSQPGLDVLDANQDNIHISLRLRQAATKPRVKSQLTKPTLPLTPSAKVKSASSGDLLSDSSAFIQGRPNIRDETSPTDDVMKLETEVALEMEKTDKLLSRVSTLQDEGERKPKDLLTEAMEKLKKADHVLREVRKLTLTKNTNNRKSW, from the exons GGTGTGAACGAGGACCCCACCCAGCGCAAAGAGCCAACATTCCTGGGTAAGGCTGGCTGGGTGAAGAAGGCTCCTGGCAGACTGTTCGCAAGCTATAAAGACCGTTATATCCATGTGGAAAAGACAGACATCGTGGTGTATGAACATGAG GACCTGCAGAAATGCTTAGAGAGAGTGGACCTGGAAAACTATGACAGATGTCATGAACTGAAGAGCCCCTTGAAGAAGAGACACAGACTGATACTGATCCGATCAGCAAAGTCTGGAAATAAG gtCGGGGATGTCAAGTTCCAGACTCAGACTGCCGAGGAGAAGGAAGCTTGGATTAAAGCCCTGACTGACGCCATCAGTCGAGCTAAGAACAAAGCGTTTGATGAG GTCAAGGTTGATGAGAGCAATAATTTAGACCATGTTACTCGAACAAGGCCCAAAGGCAACCGGAGCCGTCGACCACCAACCAGAATACACATGAAGGAG GTAGCTGTGGTATCATGTGACGGTATCCTACGGTTGGATCTTGATCTTGAGGGTGCTAAGATGCCGAATGGAACTTATTATGCTAATGTTGATGAGACGCCAGAGGAAGATATTGGAATCCCAAGGCCAACTGATGAAGAGGGGACTGGCCCTAAGCCGGAGGTCAGTCCTCCGAACAAGGTCTTCAAACCTCCCATGCCCCCGAACAAAGATGTTAAACCCAGTCCAGTGTCTGAGGGTGAACCTGAGAAGAAG GTCCTGAAGCCTCCCATGCCTCCATCTAAAGAAGCCAAGTCCTGTATTTCACCTGCTGAGGCCAAAGCTGAGTGGAGTCCTGAAGCAGGGAAAGCCCCCCACCCTCCTAGCCCCCCATCCAAATCTAAGAAACCCTCCCACCCTACTGTGCAGCCACACCAAGAGGTCCCACATGTAGAGGATGAGTGTGAGGTTAAGGATGGTGATCTCAGGAAAGAGACGACAGCTACAGACAAAGATGAGGCCGACAGTTCCGTCTGTGAAGAAGCTCAGGTTCGTGTAGAACGTGCTGATGTTTCCAGCACAGCAGAGCAGAACTTAGAAGAAGGCTCAGAGAAAACTACAAccacttctcttcctcttccacttTCTGTGCAAATCAAATGTCTTCAGCCTGACAAACATGGAGACCACAGCCCAACTAGAGAAGAGCTGCATGGGAAACACAAGTCTGTTCTTCAAACAATAGAAGCGCCACCTACAAGTGAAGTCCCATCAGTTGTTGTCTCCTTGAATGAGCCCCTCACTGACAGCCTCACCCTGGGGCCACTGCTCTGCCAACTGCCCGgggagaggaaaataaaggcaGAGGAAAAGTCTGTAGACAGTGGTCAGCACTCAGACAACGACAGTGAAGGCTCAGGGGCTGAAGACACACTGGCAGCTTCTACAGCTGCACTGAGAGGAAGCCAGCCTGGTCTGGATGTGCTGGATGCCAACCAAGATAACATTCACATATCTCTTAGATTAAGGCAGGCTGCAACAAAACCTCGTGTGAAATCACAGCTCACAAAGCCCACTTTACCCCTCACGCCCTCCGCCAAGGTGAAGTCAGCCTCCAGCGGAGACCTGCTGTCCGACTCGTCAGCCTTTATTCAGGGGAGACCAAACATCAGAGACGAGACGTCTCCCACGGATGATGTCATGAAACTTGAGACGGAAGTGGCtctggaaatggaaaaaacagaCAAGCTTCTCAGCAGAGTGTCCACACTTCAGGACGAAGGTGAGCGGAAGCCAAAGGATCTGCTGACTGAGGCCATGGAGAAGCTGAAGAAAGCTGATCACGTCCTCAGAGAGGTCCGAAAACTGACACTCACAAAGAACACGAACAACAGGAAGAGCTGGTGA
- the zgc:153993 gene encoding apoptosis regulator BAX produces the protein MSDREEETTDGQQELQGAVGGEDVIDDPILEQGAVVLRGYVIERINTEEPGRQVHSEDLGGQPNELQDPHIKEVVLQLLKIADEMNRNAELQQLINQVQADCAQDIFMKVARNIFADGINWGRIVALFHLAYRLIHKSLTTNHLENIRIVISWVLQVIKDMLYPWIVQQGGWEGVIRGFSRWRTVAMVASVVLAATFVFYRKTH, from the exons ATGTCTGACCGCGAGGAAGAGACGACAGACGGACAGCAGGAGCTCCAGGGCGCCGTGGGAGGAGAAG ATGTCATCGATGATCCAATCCTGGAGCAGGGAGCAGTGGTCCTTCGGGG GTATGTGATTGAGCGGATCAACACAGAGGAACCCGGCCGGCAGGTCCACTCTGAGGATTTGGGAGGACAGCCCAACGAACTACAGGATCCACACATCAAGGAAGTGGTGCTACAGCTGCTGAAGATCGCAGATGAAATGAACAGGAACGCTGAGTTACAGCA ATTGATCAACCAGGTTCAGGCTGACTGCGCTCAGGACATCTTCATGAAGGTGGCCAGGAATATCTTTGCTGATGGAATCAACTGGGGCAGAATCGTGGCTCTCTTCCATTTGGCTTACAGACTCATACACAAG TCACTGACCACCAACCATTTAGAGAACATCAGAATAGTCATCAGTTGGGTTCTCCAGGTGATCAAAGACATGCTCTACCCCTGGATAGTACAGCAGGGAGGCTGG GAGGGAGTGATCCGTGGCTTTTCTCGGTGGAGGACAGTAGCTATGGTAGCATCAGTCGTACTGGCAGCCACCTTTGTTTTCTACAGGAAGACGCACTGA